A portion of the Moraxella ovis genome contains these proteins:
- a CDS encoding CPBP family intramembrane glutamic endopeptidase: MTNKLKSLHLFDVVILAIIFFGFAIYSSNMQFFELISHEQVAPKTLEFNSSSNWSGILSEIVALLVAFGYLTYRKFDFKQLNFSVNRWTLPKVVLYILIAGTVASLYEYLQYWAFPELYPTAEAHHGASEHFSMWSVSFILFALLNGFYEEVFFIGLVALTTKKHLPLAIVFTLFVRFAFHTYQGLAGALTITTLGVVFLLLRYKSDELLPFTLAHSFFDLFGLGLPLYLLE, encoded by the coding sequence ATGACAAATAAATTAAAATCATTACACTTATTTGATGTGGTTATTTTGGCGATTATCTTTTTTGGCTTTGCCATTTATAGTTCCAATATGCAGTTTTTTGAATTGATAAGCCATGAGCAGGTTGCCCCCAAGACTTTGGAATTCAACAGTTCAAGTAATTGGTCGGGGATTTTGAGTGAAATTGTGGCATTATTGGTGGCGTTTGGGTATTTGACCTATCGTAAATTTGATTTTAAACAATTAAATTTTAGTGTCAATCGCTGGACATTGCCAAAAGTGGTGCTATACATTCTCATTGCAGGAACGGTGGCATCGCTTTATGAGTATTTGCAATACTGGGCTTTTCCCGAGCTTTATCCAACCGCAGAGGCACATCATGGGGCAAGCGAGCATTTTAGTATGTGGTCTGTTTCCTTTATTTTATTTGCCCTGTTAAATGGCTTTTATGAAGAAGTGTTTTTTATTGGATTGGTGGCATTGACCACAAAAAAACATTTGCCCCTTGCCATTGTGTTTACTTTGTTTGTGCGATTTGCCTTTCATACCTATCAAGGATTGGCAGGAGCATTAACCATTACCACTTTGGGGGTTGTGTTTTTGTTATTACGCTATAAAAGTGATGAATTATTGCCATTTACTTTGGCACATTCATTTTTTGATTTATTTGGGCTTGGCTTGCCTTTGTATTTGTTGGAATAA
- a CDS encoding iron ABC transporter ATP-binding protein: MIKVKNVSHNIGDLPILKNVNFELPTGQIISLIGANGAGKSTLFSLMARMNPLQDKSACISFDGHDISTATDSDMAKVVAMLAQENHIQGRLRVRELLMFGRYPYHQGRPTQADKDKVEEMIATFELEMLAERFLSDLSGGQRQRVLIAMVVCQDTPYILLDEPLNNLDMYHAGRLMRQMKVLASRGKTVVIVLHDINQASQFADTVVMMKGGEVVSVGTPKDVLTAENMKVLYNVDVTVLMHNGKPIVVDVV, from the coding sequence ATGATAAAAGTAAAAAACGTTAGCCACAACATCGGCGATTTACCTATTTTAAAAAACGTAAACTTTGAGCTACCCACAGGGCAAATCATTTCACTCATCGGAGCGAACGGGGCGGGCAAAAGTACGCTGTTTAGCCTGATGGCTCGCATGAATCCTTTGCAGGACAAATCCGCCTGTATCAGCTTTGATGGGCATGACATCAGCACCGCCACAGATAGTGATATGGCAAAAGTGGTCGCCATGCTCGCCCAAGAAAACCACATTCAGGGGCGACTGCGTGTGCGTGAGCTGCTCATGTTTGGGCGTTATCCTTATCATCAGGGCAGACCCACACAGGCGGATAAGGATAAGGTGGAGGAGATGATTGCGACCTTTGAATTAGAGATGTTGGCGGAGCGGTTTTTGTCCGACTTGTCAGGCGGTCAGCGTCAGCGTGTGCTGATTGCCATGGTGGTGTGCCAAGATACGCCGTATATCCTGCTTGATGAACCGCTCAACAACCTAGATATGTACCACGCAGGGCGACTCATGCGACAGATGAAGGTGCTGGCAAGTCGTGGCAAAACGGTGGTTATCGTGCTACACGACATCAACCAAGCCTCCCAATTTGCCGATACGGTGGTGATGATGAAAGGGGGCGAAGTGGTGTCGGTGGGTACGCCAAAAGACGTGCTAACAGCGGAGAATATGAAAGTGCTGTATAACGTGGACGTAACGGTACTAATGCACAATGGCAAGCCGATTGTGGTGGATGTGGTGTGA
- the panF gene encoding sodium/pantothenate symporter — protein sequence MNLNIQILIPLVLYLFFVFGVAWRAYQKRKTGGFLNEYYVGSRSMGGFVLAMTTVATYVSASSFIGGPGAAYKFGLGWVLLSMIQVPAIWLTLGTLGKKFAMLARQTGSITINDLLFARYQNKVVVWLACVSLLLAFFGMMVVQFIGAGRLLETTLGLPYEWSIGVFALVIGLYTFIGGFRAVVLTDTVQGLVMLIGTMLLLGATLVATGGMENAMTTLHAIDPRLLTPTGVDDKLSATFMLSFWVLVCFGLIGLPHTAVRAMAYKDSRSLHRGILVGTVVMTVLVLGMHLAGVLARAVVPELDVPDKVIPTLMMTVLPPFVAGIFLAAPMAAIMSSIDSMLIQSSSTLIKDLYLSVKPDAIHNEAKIKRYSTTLTLGFTVILAVVAMLNPSDMLIWLNLLSFGGLEATFLWVLVFGLYYKKANATGAIWSMVAGLVSYVIIAYFKIALWDLHAVVPTLVIGLVAFLVGNKVGEIKKA from the coding sequence ATGAATTTAAACATCCAAATTTTAATCCCCCTTGTTCTGTATCTGTTTTTTGTGTTTGGGGTGGCGTGGCGCGCTTATCAAAAACGCAAAACGGGCGGATTTTTAAATGAATACTATGTCGGCTCACGCTCCATGGGCGGATTTGTGCTTGCGATGACCACGGTGGCGACTTACGTCTCGGCAAGCTCATTCATCGGAGGCCCAGGGGCGGCGTATAAATTTGGCTTGGGCTGGGTGCTACTGTCTATGATACAAGTCCCTGCAATCTGGCTCACGCTTGGCACGCTCGGCAAAAAATTTGCTATGCTCGCCCGCCAAACAGGTAGTATTACCATCAATGACCTGCTATTTGCCCGTTATCAAAATAAAGTCGTGGTGTGGCTTGCGTGTGTCTCGCTCCTACTTGCGTTTTTTGGCATGATGGTGGTGCAGTTTATTGGGGCGGGTCGTCTGCTTGAAACGACGCTGGGTCTGCCTTATGAATGGTCGATTGGCGTATTTGCCCTTGTAATTGGGCTTTATACCTTTATTGGGGGCTTTCGGGCGGTGGTCTTGACCGATACGGTGCAGGGGCTTGTCATGCTCATCGGCACGATGCTCCTGCTTGGGGCAACGCTTGTCGCTACAGGGGGCATGGAGAATGCCATGACAACCCTGCACGCCATTGACCCACGTCTACTGACCCCCACAGGTGTCGATGATAAGCTGTCGGCGACGTTTATGCTGTCGTTTTGGGTGCTGGTGTGTTTTGGTCTCATTGGCTTGCCCCATACGGCGGTACGAGCGATGGCGTATAAGGACAGTCGCTCGCTACACCGTGGGATACTTGTGGGAACGGTGGTGATGACGGTGCTGGTCTTGGGCATGCACTTGGCAGGGGTCTTGGCTCGTGCGGTCGTGCCCGAGCTTGATGTGCCTGACAAGGTCATTCCCACGCTCATGATGACGGTGCTACCACCCTTTGTGGCAGGGATATTTTTGGCGGCACCTATGGCGGCGATTATGTCGTCCATTGACTCGATGCTGATACAGTCGTCAAGCACGCTGATTAAGGATTTGTATCTGTCTGTCAAGCCTGACGCTATCCACAACGAAGCCAAAATCAAACGCTACTCTACCACGCTCACGCTTGGCTTTACCGTGATTTTGGCGGTCGTTGCCATGCTAAATCCGTCAGATATGCTCATTTGGCTAAATTTGCTGTCCTTTGGTGGGTTAGAGGCGACTTTCTTATGGGTGCTGGTCTTTGGGCTGTATTACAAAAAAGCCAATGCCACAGGGGCGATATGGTCTATGGTGGCAGGATTGGTAAGCTATGTCATCATTGCCTATTTTAAAATCGCCTTATGGGATTTGCACGCTGTCGTGCCTACGTTGGTGATTGGGCTTGTTGCATTTTTGGTGGGGAATAAGGTGGGGGAGATAAAAAAGGCGTGA
- a CDS encoding YhdT family protein, whose amino-acid sequence MTGTSNLPKTTHTQSSLSHQLNREAKWAVYLTLLYMAGWVIFAYFMPAGTGLLGLPLWFELSCIFLPLIFILISMAVLKAVYQEVDLDTDLTSDKGDDA is encoded by the coding sequence ATGACTGGCACCTCCAATTTGCCCAAAACTACCCACACCCAATCAAGCCTTAGCCATCAACTCAACCGTGAAGCCAAATGGGCGGTGTATCTCACGCTCCTGTATATGGCAGGTTGGGTGATTTTTGCGTATTTTATGCCAGCAGGGACGGGGCTTTTGGGCTTGCCGTTGTGGTTTGAGTTAAGCTGTATTTTTTTGCCCCTGATTTTTATTTTAATCAGTATGGCGGTGTTAAAGGCGGTTTATCAGGAAGTAGATTTGGACACTGATTTGACATCAGACAAAGGGGACGACGCATGA
- a CDS encoding nitroreductase family protein — protein MSLHDILSHRRSVRDYLPVAIDEALVKHCLELATLAPTSSNMQLYEFYHVTDKTLLVKLAKACLSQGAATTADQMVVFVIRPDLHRARAKAVLNFEKYNVKNYSPAHKVPNRTKRFEHYYNRLMPLLYSQTKLVPTARQMLARTIGQFRPIQADVSFDDMRVVMHKSCGLVAQTFMLAMSEKGLDTCPMEGFDGRMIKDLLDLPEECEINMVVSCGIRSEKGVWGERFRVPFNDVYRKL, from the coding sequence ATGAGTTTGCATGACATATTAAGCCATCGTCGTTCCGTGCGCGATTATTTGCCCGTTGCTATTGACGAAGCACTGGTGAAACATTGCCTTGAGCTTGCCACGCTGGCGCCAACGAGCTCGAATATGCAGCTGTACGAATTCTATCATGTAACGGATAAGACGCTATTGGTGAAGCTTGCCAAGGCGTGCCTATCTCAAGGTGCAGCGACCACTGCCGATCAGATGGTGGTATTCGTGATTCGCCCTGATCTGCATCGTGCGCGCGCCAAAGCGGTGTTAAATTTTGAAAAATATAACGTCAAAAACTACAGTCCCGCCCATAAAGTACCTAACCGCACCAAGCGATTCGAGCATTATTATAATCGCCTGATGCCGCTCCTATATAGTCAGACCAAGCTTGTGCCGACCGCACGCCAGATGCTTGCTCGTACGATTGGACAATTTCGTCCGATTCAAGCAGACGTGTCTTTTGATGACATGCGTGTTGTCATGCATAAGAGTTGCGGTCTGGTTGCGCAGACGTTCATGCTTGCCATGAGCGAAAAGGGGCTTGACACCTGCCCGATGGAAGGCTTTGATGGCAGAATGATCAAGGATCTCTTGGATTTGCCCGAAGAATGCGAGATTAATATGGTCGTCTCGTGTGGTATCCGTAGCGAGAAGGGTGTTTGGGGCGAGCGCTTCCGCGTGCCGTTCAATGATGTATATCGCAAGTTATAA
- a CDS encoding hemerythrin domain-containing protein produces MTTITANKDIFSALIAKHDIQRDLCKSFQKHVDAKDRDKAKEVFLELEAELKAHAAAEERHLYVPVMAFDEGLELSRHAIAEHHEMDELMATLGDGRTGDDRFFETANALIEETIHHLKEEENEFFKEAKKLLDADTQKRLGTLYQAEHDAYEARHED; encoded by the coding sequence ATGACAACCATCACCGCCAATAAAGACATCTTTAGCGCATTGATCGCCAAGCATGACATCCAGCGTGACCTATGTAAAAGCTTCCAAAAGCACGTCGATGCCAAAGATAGAGACAAGGCAAAAGAAGTGTTCTTAGAATTAGAAGCAGAATTAAAGGCGCACGCAGCCGCCGAAGAGCGTCATCTTTATGTGCCTGTGATGGCATTTGATGAAGGGCTTGAGCTGTCTCGCCACGCCATCGCAGAACATCATGAGATGGATGAGCTGATGGCAACTTTGGGTGATGGTCGTACCGGCGATGACAGATTCTTTGAAACGGCGAACGCACTCATCGAAGAGACCATTCACCACCTAAAAGAAGAAGAGAATGAATTCTTTAAAGAAGCCAAAAAGCTGCTCGATGCCGACACCCAAAAACGCTTAGGCACGCTTTATCAAGCTGAACATGATGCCTATGAGGCCAGACACGAAGACTAA
- the ykgO gene encoding type B 50S ribosomal protein L36, protein MQVLSSLKSAKTRHEDCQVVRRRGRTFVICKSNPRFKAVQGSKKKK, encoded by the coding sequence ATGCAAGTACTATCATCCCTAAAATCTGCTAAAACCCGTCACGAAGACTGCCAAGTCGTCCGTCGTCGTGGACGTACCTTTGTCATCTGTAAATCCAATCCACGCTTTAAAGCGGTACAAGGCAGCAAAAAGAAAAAATAA
- a CDS encoding tRNA dihydrouridine(16) synthase DusC, whose translation MTDFSHLFNHPVRLLAPMEGLTDPLMRRILTQIASDLGRPYDWSVSEFIRVTHYPLPAHVFYKFVPELHTDGKTASGTPIHVQLLGNNPQTMSQSALTAVELGAHAIDLNFGCPAKTVNNHKGGSVLLDEPETVHDIILAVRQAVPAHIPVSTKIRLGYTDTSKMSEIGDAVHTAKASWLTVHARTKTQGYKPPAYWELIAPFNNLGMPIIANGEIWTADDARRCTAQASTPHLMLGRGAVTHPDLIARIHDESIQLSWDELITHQIEFLHDDTDNQSGLIGRYKQWLGMLTKGYAEAEHLWHTIKRLKNKDEIIQALIQSNA comes from the coding sequence ATGACTGATTTTAGCCATTTATTTAATCATCCTGTTCGTCTGCTCGCCCCGATGGAGGGTCTGACCGATCCGCTAATGCGCCGGATTCTTACGCAGATTGCCAGTGATCTGGGTCGTCCTTATGATTGGTCGGTGAGCGAATTCATTCGGGTGACACACTACCCACTGCCTGCACATGTATTCTATAAATTCGTGCCGGAATTACACACCGATGGTAAGACCGCCAGTGGCACGCCCATTCACGTGCAGCTGCTTGGTAATAACCCACAGACCATGAGTCAGAGCGCACTCACGGCCGTAGAGCTTGGGGCGCATGCGATTGATCTAAATTTTGGCTGTCCTGCCAAGACTGTGAATAACCACAAAGGCGGCTCTGTATTACTCGATGAACCTGAGACGGTTCATGACATTATTCTCGCTGTTCGTCAAGCCGTACCTGCGCACATTCCTGTCAGTACCAAGATTCGACTTGGCTACACCGACACCTCTAAGATGAGCGAGATTGGTGATGCGGTGCACACCGCCAAGGCAAGCTGGCTAACAGTTCATGCCCGCACCAAGACCCAAGGCTATAAACCGCCCGCCTACTGGGAGCTCATTGCGCCATTTAATAATCTTGGCATGCCCATCATCGCCAATGGCGAAATCTGGACGGCTGACGATGCCCGTCGCTGTACAGCACAGGCGAGCACACCACATCTGATGCTTGGGCGCGGCGCGGTCACCCACCCCGATCTGATCGCGCGCATCCATGATGAGAGCATCCAACTGTCTTGGGATGAGCTGATCACTCATCAAATCGAATTCCTACATGACGATACGGACAATCAATCAGGACTCATCGGACGCTACAAACAATGGCTAGGCATGCTCACCAAAGGCTATGCTGAAGCTGAGCATCTTTGGCATACCATCAAACGCCTAAAAAACAAAGATGAAATCATCCAAGCGTTAATCCAATCTAATGCATGA
- a CDS encoding UvrD-helicase domain-containing protein — MNQITTPAPTDEQINALNMAMTGQSFKIVAYAGAGKTTTLKLISEHMQGRGLYLAFNKAIANEAQGKFPRNVRCQTFHSLAYRHVNRDVTAKIGLPRLTPSRLANELNLSAIQVERKVDGIKKSITLTPAKLANIVSEGITNFCKTSSAYPAPRHITPPSWLDEKDGERLQELLYPALEMRWLQSIDPRHQSGIGHDIYLKLWTLSNPIIPADFILFDEAQDADPLMMGALIRQDKQTIYVGDAHQQIYEWRGALNAMKRLPYPQTLLTQSFRFGDEIAKVANVFLTALQETIPLKGNPNTPSRIAKLLVHGKKDAILCRTNATAMSHLLAGLKAGHKVALQADSDRILRFCHAAESLKTGKSAYGVPELAFFKHWGEVQEFSETGEGSDLKTWVKLIEEHGTQTISSAIKSLTTQSHADYVVSTAHKAKGLEWNRVQISDDFLYDINRQSIKITPEELRLLYVACTRAKEILDVHHISDLLASIVLDDKKLIYK, encoded by the coding sequence ATGAATCAGATAACCACGCCTGCACCCACCGATGAGCAAATCAACGCCCTGAACATGGCGATGACAGGTCAATCCTTCAAGATCGTCGCCTATGCCGGCGCGGGCAAAACCACCACGCTCAAGCTCATCAGCGAGCACATGCAAGGGCGTGGTCTGTATTTGGCATTCAACAAAGCCATCGCCAACGAAGCACAAGGCAAATTCCCAAGAAACGTACGCTGCCAGACTTTCCACTCGCTCGCCTATCGCCATGTCAATCGTGATGTGACCGCGAAGATCGGCCTGCCACGCCTAACGCCAAGCCGACTGGCAAATGAGCTAAATCTATCCGCCATACAAGTAGAGCGCAAAGTCGATGGCATCAAAAAATCCATCACGCTCACCCCTGCCAAGCTTGCCAACATCGTCTCAGAAGGCATCACCAATTTTTGTAAAACATCCAGCGCCTACCCTGCGCCGCGGCACATCACCCCGCCATCTTGGTTGGATGAGAAAGACGGCGAGAGACTCCAAGAGCTGCTATACCCCGCCCTAGAGATGCGCTGGTTACAGTCGATCGATCCCCGTCATCAGTCAGGCATCGGGCATGACATCTACCTAAAGCTCTGGACGCTATCCAACCCCATCATTCCTGCTGACTTTATCTTATTCGATGAAGCCCAAGATGCCGACCCGCTCATGATGGGCGCGCTCATCCGCCAAGATAAACAAACCATCTACGTGGGTGACGCACATCAGCAGATCTACGAATGGCGTGGCGCGCTGAACGCCATGAAACGCTTGCCTTATCCGCAGACGCTACTCACGCAGTCGTTTCGCTTTGGCGATGAGATTGCCAAGGTCGCCAACGTTTTTTTGACCGCATTACAAGAAACCATCCCATTAAAGGGCAATCCAAACACCCCAAGCCGCATCGCCAAATTGCTCGTCCATGGCAAAAAAGACGCTATACTGTGCCGCACCAACGCCACTGCCATGAGTCATCTATTAGCAGGGCTTAAAGCAGGGCATAAAGTCGCTCTACAAGCCGACAGCGATCGGATTTTAAGATTTTGTCATGCTGCCGAGAGCCTAAAAACAGGGAAATCCGCCTATGGCGTGCCCGAATTGGCTTTTTTTAAGCATTGGGGGGAAGTACAGGAATTTAGCGAAACAGGTGAAGGCTCTGACCTCAAAACCTGGGTAAAGCTCATCGAAGAACACGGCACGCAGACCATCTCAAGCGCCATCAAGAGCCTTACCACCCAAAGCCATGCCGACTATGTCGTCTCTACCGCCCACAAGGCAAAGGGCCTTGAATGGAATCGCGTGCAGATCAGCGATGACTTCTTATACGACATCAATCGCCAAAGCATCAAGATCACCCCTGAAGAGCTGCGCCTGCTCTATGTCGCCTGCACTCGCGCCAAAGAAATCCTCGATGTACACCACATCAGCGACCTATTGGCATCGATCGTCCTCGATGACAAGAAGCTCATCTATAAATAA
- the tatC gene encoding twin-arginine translocase subunit TatC, which yields MSHRLDNDTDMPLMAHFAELRTRFIRIFAAMIVVFLALVGFSRELYDLISNPLVALLPSEASLIATDVASGFLAPIKLTFFVALFITVPFIIAQIWGFVSPALYKHEKRAALPLLLSAIVLFYVGVAFAYFVVLVPALKFFVMFAPDNVLPMTDIQSYLDFVIKLFAVFGVMFEIPVATLLLVLMRIVTPQSLADKRRYIIVGCFFIAAIVTPPDGASMLMLAIPMCLLFEAGLFMARLLVKDESADNPITD from the coding sequence ATGAGCCATCGATTAGATAATGACACCGACATGCCATTGATGGCACACTTTGCTGAACTGCGGACACGATTCATCCGCATTTTTGCGGCGATGATTGTGGTGTTTTTGGCTTTGGTGGGGTTTAGTCGTGAGCTGTACGATCTGATTTCAAACCCTCTGGTTGCGCTATTGCCCAGTGAAGCCAGCCTCATCGCAACCGATGTCGCATCGGGGTTTTTGGCGCCGATTAAGCTGACTTTCTTTGTGGCGCTGTTCATCACCGTGCCGTTCATCATTGCTCAGATTTGGGGCTTTGTCTCGCCTGCACTCTATAAGCACGAGAAGCGTGCCGCCCTGCCGCTACTGCTATCTGCGATTGTGCTGTTTTATGTCGGGGTGGCTTTTGCTTACTTCGTGGTGCTTGTGCCAGCGCTGAAATTCTTTGTGATGTTCGCACCCGACAACGTCCTGCCGATGACCGACATCCAAAGCTATCTTGATTTTGTCATTAAGCTGTTTGCGGTGTTTGGCGTGATGTTTGAGATTCCTGTGGCAACGCTACTGCTGGTCTTGATGCGCATCGTCACCCCTCAGTCACTGGCTGATAAACGCCGCTATATCATCGTGGGCTGCTTCTTTATCGCCGCCATCGTTACCCCGCCTGATGGTGCCAGCATGCTGATGCTTGCCATCCCAATGTGCCTGCTGTTCGAGGCAGGATTATTCATGGCAAGACTTCTCGTCAAAGACGAAAGTGCTGATAATCCCATCACCGACTAA
- the tatB gene encoding Sec-independent protein translocase protein TatB, with translation MLNLGFFELTLFGVIALIVLGPEKLPVAARTLGKWYGKFRRLSTRLQSEFVSELQLLEVQEELKGELAKIRESEAKMKAQMAKLQQSLNKTEQVAKANKQHILDAWQDNTDDGEHQDVNPSKDTSNQNFHQAAALETAFNLPMVNHWFLLGDYDKKRRLPQAPFMPNYKADPLLYTTTS, from the coding sequence GTGCTGAATCTTGGTTTTTTTGAATTAACGCTGTTTGGCGTGATTGCGCTGATTGTGCTTGGGCCTGAGAAATTACCCGTGGCAGCGCGCACGCTTGGCAAATGGTACGGCAAATTTCGCCGCCTATCAACGCGCCTACAAAGTGAGTTCGTCAGCGAATTGCAGCTGTTAGAAGTTCAAGAAGAGCTCAAAGGCGAACTTGCCAAAATTCGCGAATCCGAAGCCAAGATGAAAGCGCAAATGGCAAAGCTCCAACAAAGCCTAAATAAGACCGAACAAGTCGCCAAGGCAAATAAACAACACATTTTAGACGCGTGGCAAGACAACACTGATGATGGCGAACATCAAGATGTCAACCCTTCAAAAGACACCAGCAATCAAAACTTTCATCAAGCGGCCGCGCTGGAGACTGCATTTAACCTACCCATGGTGAATCATTGGTTCCTGCTGGGTGATTACGATAAAAAGCGCCGCCTTCCCCAAGCACCCTTCATGCCTAATTATAAGGCAGATCCCTTACTTTATACGACAACATCATGA
- the tatA gene encoding Sec-independent protein translocase subunit TatA codes for MGGFSLTHWLILLVVVVVIFGTSKLKNAGKDLGSAVKGFKDAVKDEDKPKLSDGENKPIIADVKEVKKAEQAEKTDA; via the coding sequence ATGGGCGGATTTTCATTAACGCATTGGCTGATTTTATTGGTTGTGGTTGTGGTTATTTTTGGCACATCCAAACTTAAAAACGCAGGCAAAGACCTAGGCTCTGCCGTCAAAGGCTTCAAAGATGCGGTCAAAGACGAAGACAAGCCTAAACTGTCTGACGGTGAAAATAAACCCATCATCGCCGATGTCAAGGAAGTCAAAAAAGCCGAACAAGCTGAAAAAACTGACGCTTAA
- the hisIE gene encoding bifunctional phosphoribosyl-AMP cyclohydrolase/phosphoribosyl-ATP diphosphatase HisIE encodes MHWLDTLKFDENGLIPAIAQDKDTGRILMMAWQNREALELTAKTGKGVYYSRSRGKLWHKGETSGHTQIVHEIRTDCDADVITLIITQIGGIACHTGRESCFYQKLDVERGEWLAVDEVIKNPDEIYGTHDTVKRPAIKAQGTSAQTVLAELDKILHERRSADKDSSYVASLYHKGLNKILEKVGEESTEAIIAAKELQLVRALAKDDNKARADVVYEVADVWFHSLVALHQLGLSSDDVLAELGRRFGLSGIDEKNSRTN; translated from the coding sequence ATGCACTGGCTAGACACTTTAAAATTCGACGAAAACGGGCTCATCCCTGCCATCGCCCAAGACAAAGACACGGGGCGAATCTTAATGATGGCGTGGCAAAACCGTGAGGCGCTCGAGCTCACCGCCAAGACAGGTAAAGGCGTGTACTATAGTCGTAGCCGTGGCAAGCTATGGCACAAAGGAGAAACCAGTGGGCACACTCAGATCGTGCACGAGATTCGCACCGACTGCGACGCTGATGTCATCACGCTCATCATCACTCAGATTGGCGGCATCGCTTGCCACACTGGGCGTGAAAGCTGTTTTTATCAAAAGCTTGATGTCGAACGCGGTGAATGGCTAGCTGTTGACGAGGTAATCAAAAATCCTGATGAGATTTATGGCACGCACGACACCGTCAAGCGTCCTGCCATTAAGGCGCAAGGCACATCTGCACAGACAGTCTTGGCCGAGCTTGATAAGATTCTGCATGAGCGCAGGAGCGCTGACAAAGACAGCTCTTATGTCGCCAGCCTGTATCACAAGGGTCTAAATAAAATCCTAGAGAAGGTCGGTGAAGAATCCACCGAAGCAATCATCGCTGCCAAAGAGCTACAGCTTGTTCGCGCACTTGCCAAAGATGACAATAAAGCTCGTGCTGACGTCGTCTATGAAGTGGCGGATGTGTGGTTTCACAGCTTGGTCGCCTTGCATCAGTTGGGGCTATCGAGCGATGACGTGCTGGCTGAGCTTGGCAGACGTTTTGGGCTGTCGGGTATCGATGAGAAAAATTCACGCACAAACTAA
- a CDS encoding YnfA family protein, producing the protein MNIQQLLYTLILFAVTAVAEIVGCYLPYLILNEQKSAWLWLPTALSLTVFVYLLTLHPAASGRIYAAYGGIYVCTALVWLHFVDKVTLSSWDMVGAALVVLGALTIILQPNGFSVR; encoded by the coding sequence ATGAATATTCAGCAGCTACTCTATACACTTATCTTATTTGCCGTGACGGCAGTGGCAGAGATTGTCGGCTGCTATTTGCCATATCTGATTTTAAATGAACAAAAATCCGCGTGGCTGTGGCTACCGACCGCGCTGAGCTTGACGGTATTTGTGTATTTATTGACGTTACACCCTGCCGCCTCAGGACGGATTTATGCAGCTTATGGCGGTATTTATGTCTGCACTGCATTGGTTTGGCTGCATTTTGTGGATAAAGTTACGCTCAGCTCATGGGACATGGTGGGCGCAGCATTGGTCGTGCTTGGCGCGCTGACCATTATTCTACAGCCCAATGGCTTTAGCGTGCGCTAA
- the rpmI gene encoding 50S ribosomal protein L35, which yields MMKLKTKRGAAKRFKKTANGFKRKQAFKRHILTKKSPKRIRQLRGCVMVHASDVASVRRMCPYI from the coding sequence ATTATGAAACTTAAAACCAAACGTGGTGCTGCAAAGCGTTTCAAAAAAACAGCAAACGGCTTTAAGCGTAAGCAGGCGTTCAAACGCCACATCCTAACCAAAAAATCTCCAAAGCGTATCCGTCAATTGCGTGGTTGCGTAATGGTTCATGCATCAGACGTTGCTTCTGTACGTCGTATGTGCCCATACATCTAA
- the rplT gene encoding 50S ribosomal protein L20 — protein MARVKRGVQANRRHKKVLARAKGYYGARSRVYRVAVQAVMKAGQYAYRDRRNKKRSFRRLWIARINAGARLNGLSYSRLINGLKKSNIDIDRRILADIAMHDAGAFTAICEKAKSALAA, from the coding sequence ATGGCTCGTGTAAAACGTGGTGTACAAGCAAATCGCCGTCATAAAAAAGTTCTAGCTCGTGCAAAAGGCTACTATGGTGCACGTTCTCGTGTGTATCGTGTTGCCGTACAAGCGGTAATGAAAGCTGGTCAATATGCATACCGTGACCGCCGCAACAAGAAACGTTCATTCCGTCGTCTATGGATTGCTCGTATCAACGCTGGTGCGCGTCTAAACGGTCTGTCTTACAGCCGTCTAATCAATGGTTTGAAAAAATCAAACATCGATATCGACCGCCGTATCCTAGCTGACATCGCCATGCATGATGCAGGTGCATTCACAGCAATCTGTGAAAAAGCAAAATCTGCGTTGGCAGCATAA